The stretch of DNA cgtaatatatagcacagcccacgcagtatataacacagcccacatagtatataacacagctcacgcagtataaaatacagcccacatagtatataacacagctcacgcagtatataacacagcccatgcagtatataacacagcccactcagtatttaacacagcccacataatatatagcacagcccacgcagtatataacacagcccacatagtatataacacagcccacgcagtatataatactgcccacgtagtatataacacttcccacgtagtatacagcagccacacagtatataatacagcccacgcagtatataatactgcccacgtagtatataacacttcccacgtagtatatagcagccacacagtatataacacagcccacgcagtatataatactgcccacgtagtatataacacttcccacgtagtatatagcagccacacagtatataacacagcccacgtagtgtatagcagtgtgggcaccatatccttgttaaaaaaaataattaaaatgaaaaatagttatatactcaccctccggcgtccagcgagaccgctaagtcttctgggtaatttcgcaatgcatctctgggaacggaagctggcggcagctgcgcgcgcatcggcggacgacggaaggtgagaatagcagggtttttttttttttaattatttttaacattagatctttttactgttgatgctgcatagtcagcatcaatagtaaaaaaaagttggtcacacagggttaatagcagcgttaacggagtgcgttacaccgcggtataacgcggtccgttagcgctgccattaaccctgtgtcagcgctgactggaggggagtatggagcgggcgccgggcactaactGTATGGAAGTAGGGAggaactaattctcggccggactgtgcccgttgctgattggtcgtggcctggcagccgcgaccaatcagcgacgtgggatttccgttacagacagacagacggaagtaccccttagacaattacatatataGATTTAGTATCTATCTACCATATATCTATCTGTTCAGTATGTTCATACATTTTCCTTTGTTGCACAGATCAGATTGACGAGGCCTTTGACATCATATGTGATAACGTGGCGAAGGATTGGAGGAGGCTGATCCGGACACTTGGGCTTTCAGAGGCGATGATAGAACAAGTCATTTATAATAACCCGTGCAATATGCGGGAACAACTGATGCAATGCCTGATCGAGTGGAGGAAAATGAAGAAAGATAGTGCCACTGTATCATCCCTGGTACAAGCCTTAGAAAAATGCAAACTGAGGCTGGTATCAGAGAGACTAATAGAAGCCATTAACCTCAATCATGGGACATCATAAAAATAGCAACAACTTCCAATTTGTGACAAGTTTAACTACTGACTATACTGACAAGAAACAGgttgcattattatttttttccacccTCTGCAGCCGTCACTATATATATTTAGCAGAGTGGTCACCGATTTCTGAGCATGCACCTATCATAAAGTAAATCATAAAAATAGTGAAATGTGATTTTGCCAATATATTATACATGTGTAAAATGAGAACCAGTACCTTAAATCTCTAAAAATACATCACATGCAGAATAGTAAACGAGATCCCAGAACAACCCAAAAATCACAGAGGTGCACACATTACTCTGCAGTCTCAAcaactggatcagtaatgtaatgtatgtacacagtgactgcaccagcagaatagtgagtgcagctctggggtataatacaggatgtaactcaggatcagtaatgtaatgtatgtacacagtgactgcaccagcagaatagtgagtgcagctctggggtataatacaggaggtaactgaggatcagtaatgtatgtacacagtgactgcaccagcagaatagtgagtgcagctctggagtatgatacaggatgtaactcaggatctttaatgtaatgtatgtacacagtgactgcaccagcagaatagtgagtgcagctctggagtatgatacaggatgtaactcaggatctttaatttaatgtatgtacacagtgactgcaccagcagaatagtgagtgcagctctggggtataatacaggaggtaactcaggatcagtaatgcaatgtatgtacacagtgactgcaccagcagaatagtgagtgcagctctggagtataatacaggatgtaactcaggatcagtaatgcaatatatgtacacagtgactgcaccagcagaatagtgagtgcagctctggagtataatacaggatgtaactcaggatcagtaatgttatgtatgtacacagtgactgcaccagcagaatagtgagtgcagctctggagtataatacaggatgtaactcaggatcagtaatgcaatatatgtacacagtgactgcaccagcagaatagtgagtgcagctctggggtataatacaggaggtaactcaggatcagtaatgtatgtacacagtgactgcaccagcagaatagtgaatgcagctcgggggtataatacaggacataactcaggatcagtaatgtaatgtatgtacacagtgactgcaccagcagaatagtgagtgcagctctggagtataatacaggatcagtaatgtaatgtaaggtaATGTAtaaggtgttgccttatactacagggtctgccaatggggttctgccttatactacagcgtctgcctatggggtgctgcattatactacagagtctgcctatgggtgctgccttgtgctatagagtctgcccatgggggtgcattatacaatatagagtaggcctatggggagtgcattatactatatttaggacgatctggtgcattatactatatggaggctatctagggggccatcatacagtgtggtgattacagtgttggagccatcacacagttttggggctactaaggggtcagtatactgtgtgggtggcactatgcagtgagggggcattatactgtgtataagagagtatcatactgtgtataggggagctgtaaggggggagactcgggacattattcaatgtaaagtgggcacttatttttataggggaactcaggttactgtgactatcaaaggggcacacagggcattattactttctaggggtcaacatatgggcactgttttctagagcacttgcacccggcattactatattatagagggttgctttagaatttagaaggcacagagaaccatacagcaggtgcagtaaggctagggtcacattgcgttagtgcaatccgtttagcgctagcgctaacagattgcgctaacgcaatgtttttacggggccgcgttccggggtcgcggtaacgtccccgctctcgcagatccccgatctgcaagagcggggaacggaccgcgggcgcgcctcggacgctgcaagcagcgtccacggcgcgctacaaaacaccggcgcgtcactagcgcgtgccattgccgtgaatgggcgcgctaaaggaaccgttgcacggcgttaatttcgccgtgcaacgctgtccgttagcgcgttcccattaacgcaatgggaacctagcctaatagggacacatacggcagcagcggctcaatattggggtatcaggtgcagtaatagggacacatagggcagcagcggctcagtattggggtatcaggggcagtaatagggacacatacggcagcagaggctcagtattggggtatcaggggcagtaataggcacacatacggcagcagtgggtcagtattggggtatcaggggcagtaatagggacacatacggcagcagaggctcagtattggggtatcaggggcagtaatagggacacatatggcagcagctgctcagtattggggtatcagggtcagtaatagggacacatacggcagcagaggctcagtattggggtatcaggggcagtaatagggacacatatggcagcagctgctcagtattggggtatcagggtcagtaatagggacacatacggcagcagaggctcagtattggggtatcaggggcagaaatagggacacatacggcagcagaggctcagtattggggtatcaggtgtagtaatagggacacacggcagcagcggctcagtattggggaatcaggggcagtaatagggacacatacggcagcaggggctcagtattggggtatcaggggcagtaatagggacacatacggcagcagcggctcagtattggggtatcaggtgcagtaatagggacacatacggcagcagcggctcagtattggggtatcaggggcagtaatagggacacatacggcagcagtggctcagtattggggtatcaggggcagtaatagggacacacggcagcagcggctcagtattggggaatcaggtgcagtaatagggacacatacggcagcagcggctcagtattggggtatcaggggcagtaatagggacacatacggcagcagtgggtcagtattggggtatcaggggcagtaatagggacacatggcagcagcggctcagtattggggtatcaggggcagtaatagggacacatacggcagcagaggctcagtattggggtatcaggggcagtaataggcacacatacggcagcagtgggtcagtattggggtatcaggggcagtaatagggacacatacggcagcagcggctcagtattggggtatcaggggcagtaatagggacacatacggcagcagaggctcagtattggggtatcaggggcagtaatagggacacatatggcagcagctgctcagtattggggtatcagggtcagtaatagggacacatacggcagcagaggctcagtattggggtatcaggggcagaaatagggacacatacggcagcagaggctcagtattggggtatcaggtgtagtaatagggacacacggcagcagcggctcagtattggggaatcaggggcagtaatagggacacatacggcagcaggggctcagtattggggtatcaggggcagtaatagggacacatacggcagcagcggctcagtattggggta from Ranitomeya imitator isolate aRanImi1 chromosome 9, aRanImi1.pri, whole genome shotgun sequence encodes:
- the FADD gene encoding FAS-associated death domain protein, producing the protein MDNFHTLLLEISQKLDERELESMKFLCNKKIVKKKMEMIKSPLDLFRQLQELTEISEDDLTFLISLLKAINRLDLVQKVEPGPRCEVETKERDQIDEAFDIICDNVAKDWRRLIRTLGLSEAMIEQVIYNNPCNMREQLMQCLIEWRKMKKDSATVSSLVQALEKCKLRLVSERLIEAINLNHGTS